Proteins encoded by one window of Tunturibacter psychrotolerans:
- a CDS encoding pseudouridine synthase, with translation MTKSPSVPNPKTNDQPTGDRLQKILAQAGIASRRKAEEIILEGRVQVNGVVVNTLGTRHDALKDHIRVDGKLLHGPEQQRYYMLNKPRGYVTTLDDPEKRPTVMQLMAKQKSGPHGDNVRLYPVGRLDYLSEGLILMTNDGNLANALSKAAAGVEKTYLVKTSGTPPASGLDQIRRGIMIDRGRLDEVRSGRRDRIITSPAKVELVRGGDNPWYELTLIEGRNRQIRKMFEEIGHHVEKIRRIGYGALRLDVPPGEFRELTLGEVMALDRAAKGKKVVPKKKTPEFAQLKSPAKKKFSKPRRQPTGTKSASRPRRPN, from the coding sequence ATGACGAAGTCCCCCTCCGTTCCAAACCCGAAGACAAATGACCAACCCACAGGCGACCGACTCCAGAAGATCCTCGCCCAGGCCGGCATCGCCAGTCGTCGCAAAGCCGAGGAGATCATTCTCGAAGGCCGCGTCCAGGTCAACGGCGTTGTCGTCAACACACTCGGAACCCGCCACGACGCGCTCAAAGACCACATCCGCGTAGACGGCAAACTCCTCCACGGTCCCGAGCAACAGCGCTACTACATGCTCAATAAGCCGCGTGGATACGTCACCACCCTCGATGATCCCGAGAAGCGCCCCACCGTCATGCAGCTCATGGCGAAGCAGAAGTCCGGCCCTCACGGCGACAACGTCCGCCTCTACCCCGTGGGCCGCCTTGACTACCTCAGCGAAGGTCTCATTCTGATGACCAACGACGGCAACCTCGCCAATGCGCTCTCGAAGGCCGCGGCCGGAGTCGAGAAAACCTATTTAGTAAAAACCAGCGGCACTCCACCTGCTTCAGGCCTCGACCAGATCCGTCGTGGCATCATGATCGACCGTGGCCGTCTCGACGAAGTCCGTAGCGGTCGTCGCGATCGCATCATCACCTCACCCGCAAAGGTGGAACTCGTTCGCGGCGGTGACAACCCCTGGTACGAGCTCACCCTCATCGAAGGTCGTAATCGTCAGATCAGGAAAATGTTCGAAGAGATCGGCCACCACGTCGAAAAGATTCGTCGCATCGGTTATGGTGCATTACGCCTCGACGTGCCTCCTGGCGAGTTCCGTGAGCTCACTCTCGGCGAAGTCATGGCACTCGACCGCGCAGCAAAAGGCAAGAAGGTCGTACCAAAGAAGAAGACGCCAGAGTTCGCGCAACTCAAGTCCCCCGCAAAAAAGAAGTTCTCAAAGCCACGCCGACAGCCCACGGGAACTAAGTCCGCAAGCCGCCCACGCCGTCCGAATTAG
- the moaA gene encoding GTP 3',8-cyclase MoaA, with amino-acid sequence MIGHGNTAILEPEEQAFQVQDRLRDKFGRSISDLRVSVTDRCNYKCVYCRTGNEGAQYAELSIEDYLRMVRVFVSLGVEKVRLTGGEPLLRSGLASMLRELAEMRTAFLPDGSFANGNGAPLDIALTTNGHLLEGLAQPLKDAGLNRVTVSMDAVDAETFSAITRVPRSYEKVLAGIRKAQAVGLGPVKVNCVLLRGFNDGQIEQFAEFSRKEGVIVRFIEWMPLEEDRSWKRESVVSMDEIVQRLNAYRPLVELPPHAASETAKRFTFEDGLGEIGIIAPVSRPFCGHCSRVRLTSDGKIRTCLFSQSDHDLYSEMLRGRTDDELAAYIRIIVMRKEARHHIGEPGFEKPSRNMVHIGG; translated from the coding sequence ATGATAGGCCATGGAAATACCGCGATTCTGGAGCCGGAGGAGCAAGCTTTTCAGGTTCAGGACAGACTGCGAGATAAGTTCGGCAGGTCCATCAGCGACCTGCGTGTCTCGGTGACTGACCGCTGCAACTACAAGTGCGTCTACTGCCGGACAGGCAATGAAGGAGCGCAGTACGCCGAACTCTCGATTGAAGATTACTTGCGAATGGTGCGGGTCTTCGTCTCACTGGGAGTCGAAAAGGTGAGGCTGACCGGAGGCGAGCCGCTACTGCGGTCAGGCCTGGCGAGTATGCTTCGCGAACTCGCTGAGATGCGGACAGCGTTTCTCCCCGACGGAAGCTTCGCCAATGGCAACGGTGCACCACTTGATATTGCACTGACTACCAACGGGCATTTGCTGGAGGGATTGGCCCAGCCGCTGAAGGATGCCGGGTTGAATCGCGTGACTGTCAGCATGGATGCGGTGGATGCAGAGACATTCAGCGCGATCACACGCGTTCCGCGGAGTTATGAAAAGGTACTGGCGGGGATTCGTAAAGCGCAGGCGGTGGGACTGGGACCGGTCAAGGTGAACTGTGTGCTGCTGCGCGGGTTCAACGATGGACAGATTGAACAGTTTGCGGAGTTCTCTCGGAAAGAGGGAGTCATCGTGCGGTTCATCGAGTGGATGCCGCTTGAGGAAGATCGAAGCTGGAAGAGAGAGTCAGTCGTTTCGATGGACGAGATTGTGCAGCGGTTGAATGCATACCGCCCGCTGGTGGAACTACCCCCACATGCTGCCAGCGAGACGGCGAAGCGGTTCACCTTTGAGGATGGCCTGGGAGAGATAGGGATTATCGCACCAGTGTCGCGCCCCTTCTGCGGGCACTGCAGTCGAGTGAGGTTGACCTCGGATGGAAAGATACGGACTTGTCTGTTTTCGCAGAGCGATCACGACTTGTATAGCGAGATGCTGCGAGGCAGAACGGATGACGAACTGGCCGCGTATATCCGCATAATCGTGATGCGCAAAGAAGCACGTCATCACATTGGTGAACCGGGTTTTGAGAAGCCATCGCGCAATATGGTTCATATCGGTGGATGA
- the trpS gene encoding tryptophan--tRNA ligase, translated as MTENTNGTLTSLRPRVLSGMRPTGRLHLGNYMGALYNWVKLQHQYDCYFFIADLHALTTDYADPTSLRESIRDVALDFLSAGLDPEICTVFIQSHVPQHAELFTLFSMFTPLPWLERVPTYKDQQEQLREKDLNTYGFLGYPLLQSADILLYQPDYVPVGQDQVAHVELTREVARRFNALYCSQPTAAIEKAREDHSDKEILTAEISANSVVTGILPEPKVLLTPSPKLPGLDGRKMSKSYGNTLMLSEPEADLRAKLKTMVTDPARIRRTDVGNPDICPVFDLHKVFSTEETQLKVRQGCTTAGIGCIECKGWLADSIVREIAPIQERRRALEADPGQVDAILWDGSARARHRAIQTLQHVRQAIGLE; from the coding sequence ATGACTGAAAACACCAACGGCACCCTGACCTCCTTACGTCCCCGCGTCCTTAGCGGCATGCGACCCACCGGCCGACTCCACCTCGGCAACTACATGGGCGCGCTCTACAACTGGGTCAAGCTCCAGCATCAGTACGATTGCTACTTCTTCATCGCCGACCTTCACGCCCTCACGACCGACTACGCCGACCCGACCTCCCTTCGCGAGAGCATCCGCGACGTGGCGCTCGACTTTCTCTCTGCCGGCCTCGATCCGGAGATCTGCACGGTCTTCATCCAGTCGCATGTTCCTCAGCACGCCGAGCTCTTCACCCTCTTCAGCATGTTCACACCGCTGCCCTGGCTCGAACGCGTACCCACCTACAAGGATCAACAGGAGCAGCTCCGCGAAAAGGACCTGAACACCTACGGCTTCCTGGGTTATCCACTTCTTCAATCCGCCGACATCCTCCTCTATCAGCCTGATTACGTCCCCGTCGGTCAGGACCAGGTCGCGCACGTCGAGCTCACGCGCGAGGTCGCCCGTCGCTTCAATGCGCTCTACTGCTCGCAGCCGACCGCGGCCATCGAGAAGGCCCGCGAAGACCACTCCGATAAGGAGATTCTCACCGCAGAGATCTCCGCCAACAGCGTGGTCACTGGCATTCTCCCTGAACCCAAGGTGCTTCTCACACCCTCGCCCAAACTTCCCGGCCTCGATGGCCGCAAGATGTCCAAGAGCTACGGCAACACCCTCATGCTCTCCGAGCCCGAGGCCGACCTGCGGGCCAAACTCAAGACCATGGTCACGGACCCCGCGCGCATCCGCCGCACTGACGTCGGCAACCCTGATATCTGTCCCGTCTTCGATCTGCACAAAGTCTTCTCCACTGAAGAGACGCAGCTAAAAGTTCGTCAGGGCTGCACGACCGCAGGCATCGGCTGCATTGAGTGCAAGGGTTGGCTCGCCGATTCCATCGTTCGTGAGATTGCCCCCATCCAGGAGCGCCGCCGCGCCCTTGAAGCCGACCCGGGCCAGGTCGACGCCATCCTCTGGGACGGGTCCGCCCGCGCCCGTCACCGTGCGATCCAGACGCTCCAGCACGTTCGCCAGGCCATCGGCCTCGAGTAA
- a CDS encoding segregation and condensation protein A, which yields MPDETLPHKFAADEPSPDEHPVEASDGAVSQGAVSEDETVSSPAASPDEITPGDNEPFTLQHPPVPPPSSEPKRPAKDKEKEEASQSPFSVTVGQVYDGPLDLLLDLIRKQNIDIYDIPIARITSQFLEYTYHLKQVDVDAAGEFIYMASLLIHIKSKTLLPRDPSDVLSGDPEDPRRELVERLLEHERFKAAAQMLLQKQQIEEATWTNSGLKNFRRDIGEAGAPTLDEDREIAADTVDLVRVFQDILIRLRERPILNVDEESVTVAQMIDYVKRRLLMEEKPVSLKRLLHNTHTERALICMFLAMLELVRLQAVLLHQPDLQGDILIKKTENFDQVFTDQAQARDDWR from the coding sequence ATGCCCGACGAAACCCTCCCTCACAAATTCGCCGCCGACGAACCCAGTCCCGACGAGCATCCTGTCGAAGCCTCTGATGGTGCAGTCTCTCAAGGCGCAGTCTCCGAAGACGAGACCGTTTCGTCACCCGCGGCTTCTCCGGACGAGATCACCCCTGGTGACAACGAGCCGTTCACGCTTCAACATCCGCCTGTGCCTCCACCATCGTCAGAACCCAAGCGCCCTGCGAAGGACAAAGAAAAAGAAGAGGCGTCGCAGTCTCCTTTTTCGGTGACAGTAGGCCAGGTCTATGATGGCCCTCTCGATCTTCTGCTCGACCTGATCCGCAAGCAGAACATCGACATCTACGACATTCCCATCGCGCGCATCACCAGCCAGTTCCTCGAGTACACCTACCATCTCAAGCAGGTCGACGTCGACGCAGCCGGCGAGTTCATCTACATGGCTTCGCTGCTGATCCACATCAAGTCGAAGACGCTGCTTCCTCGCGACCCCTCCGACGTTCTCAGCGGTGATCCAGAAGATCCACGCCGTGAGCTGGTCGAGCGCCTCCTCGAGCATGAGCGCTTCAAAGCTGCCGCGCAGATGCTTCTCCAGAAGCAACAGATCGAAGAAGCCACGTGGACCAACTCAGGCTTAAAGAACTTTCGCCGCGACATCGGCGAAGCGGGCGCTCCAACACTCGATGAAGACCGCGAGATTGCTGCCGATACCGTCGATCTGGTTCGCGTCTTTCAGGACATCCTCATCCGTCTTCGCGAGCGCCCCATCCTCAACGTCGACGAAGAGTCCGTCACGGTCGCCCAGATGATCGACTACGTCAAACGCCGTCTGCTGATGGAAGAAAAGCCTGTCAGTCTGAAGCGCCTGCTCCATAACACCCATACCGAACGCGCGCTGATCTGCATGTTTCTCGCTATGTTGGAACTTGTGCGTCTGCAGGCGGTTTTACTGCACCAACCGGATCTTCAAGGCGACATTCTTATCAAGAAGACCGAAAACTTTGATCAGGTCTTCACCGACCAGGCACAGGCTCGCGACGATTGGCGCTAG
- a CDS encoding acyltransferase: MPIHTYRELKPTPEAEALYRRWLAKLNDEFTRQQSPERRSEIVRDELYQIYFGRPHGGHIKAVLNSELAMYSLSESFDPRNITLEPEYYGDVDPEQYAIRKPLIWFWQMFDRSPLGLNHWLGFRFRCMLGRHIFRHLGKHVKIFHNVEFTYGYNLTIEDSCTIHKNVLLDDRGEIILHEGTSVSDYANVYSHTHDINNQSNITNKVTELGPRARITYHATVLAGANIGEDAMLGAMGLATKPVPQETVSVGIPAKAKIRKAASQLAAETL; encoded by the coding sequence ATGCCAATCCACACCTACCGCGAACTCAAACCCACTCCCGAAGCTGAGGCCCTGTATCGCCGCTGGCTCGCCAAGCTCAACGACGAGTTCACCCGTCAGCAATCACCCGAGCGACGCTCCGAAATTGTCCGCGACGAACTCTATCAGATCTACTTCGGTCGGCCCCACGGCGGCCACATCAAGGCGGTCCTCAACAGCGAACTCGCCATGTACTCGCTCTCAGAAAGCTTCGATCCCCGCAATATCACCCTCGAACCCGAGTACTACGGCGACGTCGACCCCGAGCAGTACGCCATCCGCAAGCCGCTCATCTGGTTCTGGCAGATGTTTGACCGCTCTCCCCTCGGCCTGAATCACTGGCTCGGCTTCCGCTTCCGCTGCATGTTGGGACGCCACATCTTCCGGCACCTCGGCAAGCACGTCAAAATCTTCCACAATGTCGAGTTCACCTATGGCTATAACCTCACCATCGAAGACTCCTGCACGATCCACAAGAACGTCCTGCTCGACGATCGCGGCGAGATAATCCTGCACGAAGGCACCAGCGTCTCCGACTACGCCAATGTCTACTCGCACACCCACGACATCAACAACCAGTCCAACATCACCAACAAGGTGACTGAACTCGGCCCCCGCGCTCGAATCACCTACCACGCCACGGTACTCGCTGGAGCCAACATCGGCGAGGACGCCATGCTCGGCGCCATGGGCTTGGCCACCAAACCCGTCCCTCAAGAGACCGTCTCGGTAGGCATCCCAGCCAAGGCAAAAATCCGGAAAGCCGCATCCCAACTCGCCGCAGAGACGCTCTAG
- the scpB gene encoding SMC-Scp complex subunit ScpB — MSLKAKIEAVIYASEEPVTLAQLAGLLGHEAQAELDHLDAAQHSLALDDAADSSLPPRPVDEDDLNSEVLSGPTDGAGSHVEAPTEEEIEAHYAESFDRHLHEAAAQEAAHARALREHNAADAAAMSSADDLEVRLEAHPDTPSESDNLAAEPSAEHEASQPSVEADQESQPSGEHLPAEKDEKKLAREAKEKERRLRDYFRSILDQLIADYATSDRGLEIREVAGGYRLATKPEYHDAVRGFVKSLKPPLKLSLQALETLAVVAYKQPVTAPEVSEIRGVDSGGVLGSLMTRKLVATAGRKQVIGRPILYKTTRDFLLRFGLKDINELPSIEEFEKMAGELAEQEEIPMEHHAPETASDLEAEKNEIEPQADGYSGESAADEAIVDGRLSGLAPNYDTDQSVDGEDSPALDAEIQRDQQHESEEG, encoded by the coding sequence ATGAGCCTTAAAGCAAAGATCGAAGCCGTCATCTACGCCTCAGAAGAACCAGTAACGCTGGCCCAGCTCGCCGGTCTCCTCGGCCACGAAGCCCAGGCCGAGCTTGACCATCTTGACGCAGCTCAGCACTCCCTGGCGCTCGACGATGCCGCCGATTCATCTCTCCCGCCGCGCCCTGTCGACGAGGACGATCTCAACAGTGAAGTGCTCTCAGGCCCCACCGATGGAGCCGGGTCTCACGTCGAAGCGCCGACTGAGGAGGAGATCGAGGCCCACTATGCCGAATCCTTTGACCGCCACCTCCACGAAGCGGCCGCACAAGAAGCTGCCCATGCTCGGGCGTTACGCGAGCACAACGCTGCAGACGCTGCCGCCATGAGCTCGGCCGATGATCTCGAGGTTCGTCTCGAAGCCCATCCGGACACTCCGAGCGAATCCGATAATCTCGCCGCGGAACCGTCCGCCGAGCACGAGGCCTCGCAGCCGTCCGTCGAAGCGGACCAGGAGAGCCAGCCTTCCGGCGAGCACCTACCCGCGGAAAAGGACGAGAAGAAGCTCGCCCGCGAGGCTAAAGAGAAAGAACGCCGTCTCCGCGACTACTTCCGCAGCATCCTCGACCAGCTCATCGCCGACTATGCCACCTCCGACCGCGGCCTTGAGATCCGCGAGGTAGCCGGCGGCTACCGTCTCGCCACCAAGCCCGAGTACCACGACGCTGTCCGGGGCTTCGTCAAATCTCTCAAGCCGCCTCTGAAGCTTTCCCTGCAGGCCCTCGAAACCCTCGCCGTCGTCGCCTATAAGCAGCCCGTCACCGCCCCCGAGGTCTCCGAAATCCGTGGCGTCGACTCCGGCGGCGTCCTCGGCTCCCTGATGACGCGCAAACTGGTTGCCACCGCTGGCCGCAAGCAGGTCATCGGCCGTCCCATCCTCTACAAAACCACCAGGGACTTCCTTCTCCGATTCGGCCTCAAAGACATCAACGAGCTTCCCAGCATCGAAGAGTTTGAGAAGATGGCCGGCGAGCTGGCCGAGCAGGAGGAGATCCCCATGGAACACCACGCCCCAGAAACCGCAAGCGACCTAGAAGCCGAAAAGAACGAGATCGAGCCCCAAGCCGATGGCTACAGCGGCGAGTCAGCAGCCGACGAAGCCATCGTCGATGGGCGACTCTCCGGACTGGCCCCCAACTATGACACGGACCAATCGGTCGATGGAGAGGATTCCCCCGCGCTCGACGCCGAGATCCAGAGAGACCAGCAGCACGAATCCGAGGAGGGCTGA
- a CDS encoding site-2 protease family protein: MSLQVVVIFFEIVVLILAFSVHECAHAWAAWRLGDPTAKMLGRVTLNPIKHLDPLGSILFPLISMVYGGFLVGWAKPTPVTARNFKNYRRDDILVTLAGPASNLLSATIALILLILVKHLLPDGLLSIATAVAIAQHVPGVATEGLPQFFPIALFLYFVIFINLLLFVFNLIPLPPLDGSHILRHFLPYKAVQLYDRMGMFSLIILFLIGGRLISTLFVPIYSVFNHVLFAL, translated from the coding sequence ATGAGCTTGCAGGTTGTCGTTATTTTTTTTGAAATCGTTGTTCTGATTCTTGCCTTCAGTGTGCATGAATGTGCCCATGCCTGGGCGGCGTGGCGTTTGGGCGATCCTACCGCCAAGATGCTGGGCCGCGTCACCCTCAACCCGATCAAACACCTCGATCCCCTCGGCTCGATTCTTTTCCCACTTATTTCAATGGTCTACGGAGGGTTCCTCGTCGGCTGGGCGAAACCCACTCCAGTTACTGCCCGCAACTTCAAGAATTACAGGCGCGACGACATCCTCGTCACTCTCGCCGGTCCCGCGAGCAATTTGCTCTCGGCCACCATCGCGCTTATTTTACTCATCCTTGTAAAGCACCTTCTCCCAGACGGACTTCTTTCCATTGCAACCGCTGTCGCAATCGCTCAACATGTTCCTGGGGTCGCAACAGAAGGTCTTCCACAATTTTTCCCCATCGCGCTCTTTCTCTACTTCGTAATTTTCATTAACTTACTCCTTTTCGTTTTCAATCTGATCCCGCTGCCTCCACTGGACGGAAGCCATATTTTGCGCCACTTCCTGCCATACAAAGCCGTTCAACTCTACGACCGAATGGGCATGTTCAGCCTCATCATTCTTTTCTTGATCGGCGGACGGCTCATCTCTACTCTCTTTGTCCCGATTTACAGTGTTTTCAATCATGTCCTCTTCGCTCTGTAG
- the msrA gene encoding peptide-methionine (S)-S-oxide reductase MsrA — MAIEKATFGAGCFWGVETRFSEITGVIDTAVGYEGGHLEHPTYKEVCTDRTGHAEVVEVTFDPSRVSYETLLDAFFALHDPTQVNRQGPDWGTQYRSVIFTHTNEQFAQARAKIAELSAAGSYRKPIATQVVPSTTFWKAEEYHQKYLEKRGMVSCHI, encoded by the coding sequence GTGGCAATCGAAAAAGCAACATTTGGAGCAGGATGTTTTTGGGGAGTTGAAACCCGTTTCAGTGAGATCACAGGTGTTATCGACACAGCCGTAGGATACGAAGGCGGCCACCTCGAACACCCAACTTATAAAGAAGTCTGTACCGACCGCACCGGCCATGCGGAGGTCGTCGAAGTCACCTTCGATCCATCTCGAGTCTCTTACGAAACATTATTGGACGCATTCTTCGCACTTCACGATCCCACTCAGGTAAATCGCCAGGGTCCGGATTGGGGCACCCAATATCGAAGCGTCATCTTTACCCACACCAACGAACAATTTGCCCAGGCCCGCGCTAAGATCGCAGAACTTAGTGCTGCAGGCTCTTACCGCAAGCCCATCGCAACCCAGGTCGTTCCTTCGACGACCTTTTGGAAGGCCGAAGAGTATCACCAGAAATATCTCGAAAAGCGTGGCATGGTGAGCTGCCACATCTAG
- a CDS encoding PEP-CTERM sorting domain-containing protein — protein MKITAQWLSASIALLAVALFLGPKAAHADTFTILDLGTANGRNIYGLDTVGDVVITQSFGCGLASFTCYVTYDDGVAGTPSSSAPDLVYDDGTPCSSTPAGFSAFKTVCNKGFAGLGTARNSNGDPNGVYVGTEGDFSFLHSGSADQVFMNSGGDFAFADGASEEIFEAIDTSVSPIPEPASFLLVGTGLVWFTAAVRRRAKR, from the coding sequence ATGAAAATCACTGCACAGTGGTTGAGCGCGTCGATCGCTCTCCTAGCAGTCGCCCTTTTTCTCGGCCCTAAGGCGGCCCACGCCGACACTTTCACGATCTTGGATCTCGGAACTGCCAATGGCCGGAATATCTACGGCTTGGACACGGTCGGCGATGTAGTCATTACTCAAAGCTTCGGATGCGGCCTTGCGAGCTTCACCTGTTACGTGACTTACGACGATGGCGTGGCTGGAACTCCTTCCTCGTCGGCTCCCGATCTTGTCTACGATGACGGAACCCCGTGTAGCTCAACTCCTGCGGGGTTTAGCGCCTTCAAGACAGTCTGTAACAAGGGCTTCGCGGGATTGGGCACGGCCCGCAACTCCAACGGTGATCCAAACGGAGTTTACGTTGGAACCGAAGGGGACTTCTCGTTCCTGCACAGCGGTTCGGCAGACCAGGTCTTTATGAATTCAGGCGGCGACTTTGCCTTTGCCGATGGCGCGAGTGAGGAGATCTTCGAGGCTATCGATACTTCGGTGTCGCCAATTCCCGAGCCGGCGAGCTTCTTGCTGGTAGGGACGGGTCTGGTGTGGTTCACGGCTGCGGTTCGCCGCAGGGCAAAGCGCTAA
- a CDS encoding inorganic phosphate transporter: protein MATPVIHPTGSLLDQKMGKSSPGKIGGIIFGILLIGGLGYIANRLYSDLLPVHEGSWFPYFLLGVALLIALGFEFVNGFHDTANAVATVIYTHALEPHVAVVWSGLWNFIGVLTSSGAVAFAIISLLPVELILKVSKGSGFAMVFALLIAAILWNLATWWKGLPASSSHTMIGSIIGVGVANQLMHGSSGVSGVDWDQVTKVFKALLISPLVGFGCAALVFLLFKAVLKDPRLYTAPEGKAPPPFYIRALLVLTCTGVSFAHGSNDGQKGMGLIMLILVGTVPTAYALNHTVGASQVQTFAAVSQQVIGAVGNYVDPNTTVADSGPELENFVSTHKFSPHAMLALQEMVGDIRNEATQYGSLGAVPSNMQANVRNQMYLTSETLRLMPKYGPAVSADDQKIFKNYKGMLDNSTKFIPPWVKVAVALSLGLGTMIGWKRIVVTVGEKIGKTHLTYAQGLSAELVAMLTILAADQYGLPVSTTHVLSSGVAGTMAANKSGLQVSTLRDIALAWVFTLPVAALLSGCLFWLFNTIAK from the coding sequence ATGGCCACTCCTGTAATACACCCCACCGGTTCATTACTTGACCAGAAGATGGGAAAATCGTCACCCGGCAAGATCGGCGGCATCATCTTTGGCATACTGTTGATCGGCGGTCTCGGCTATATTGCCAACCGCCTGTACTCCGATCTTCTTCCCGTTCACGAGGGCTCGTGGTTCCCCTATTTTCTACTCGGGGTCGCGCTCCTGATCGCGCTCGGCTTTGAGTTCGTCAACGGTTTCCACGACACCGCCAACGCCGTCGCCACCGTCATCTACACCCATGCACTCGAGCCGCACGTCGCAGTAGTGTGGTCCGGCCTCTGGAACTTCATCGGCGTGCTGACTAGCTCCGGTGCCGTCGCGTTTGCCATCATCTCGCTTCTTCCTGTCGAACTCATTTTGAAGGTGAGCAAAGGCTCCGGCTTCGCGATGGTCTTCGCGTTGTTGATCGCAGCTATCCTATGGAACCTCGCTACCTGGTGGAAGGGGCTTCCCGCGTCGAGCTCTCACACCATGATCGGCTCGATCATCGGTGTCGGCGTGGCAAACCAGTTGATGCATGGCAGCAGCGGCGTGAGCGGCGTTGACTGGGACCAGGTCACGAAAGTCTTCAAGGCACTGCTCATCTCGCCTCTGGTTGGCTTCGGCTGCGCGGCCCTTGTCTTCCTCCTATTCAAGGCAGTTCTAAAGGATCCGCGCCTCTACACGGCACCTGAAGGCAAAGCCCCACCGCCGTTCTATATCCGCGCTCTACTTGTGCTGACGTGCACCGGAGTCAGCTTCGCCCACGGCTCGAACGACGGCCAGAAGGGCATGGGTCTCATCATGCTCATCCTGGTCGGCACCGTGCCAACTGCCTATGCGCTCAACCACACCGTCGGCGCCAGCCAGGTACAGACGTTTGCTGCTGTGTCGCAACAGGTGATCGGCGCGGTCGGCAACTATGTTGACCCAAACACCACTGTGGCGGATAGCGGCCCAGAACTTGAGAACTTCGTCAGCACACACAAGTTCTCGCCCCACGCAATGCTTGCACTCCAGGAGATGGTTGGCGACATCCGCAATGAGGCCACCCAATACGGCTCTCTCGGCGCGGTGCCTTCCAACATGCAGGCGAACGTTCGCAATCAGATGTATCTCACCAGCGAGACGCTGCGCCTGATGCCGAAGTACGGTCCCGCGGTCAGCGCTGATGATCAGAAGATCTTCAAGAACTACAAAGGCATGCTGGACAACTCGACCAAGTTCATTCCTCCATGGGTCAAAGTAGCAGTCGCACTCTCGCTCGGTCTCGGAACCATGATCGGCTGGAAGCGCATCGTCGTCACCGTCGGTGAAAAGATCGGCAAGACTCACCTGACGTACGCACAGGGGCTCTCTGCCGAACTGGTTGCCATGCTGACCATCCTCGCTGCCGATCAATACGGCCTGCCTGTGAGTACGACGCATGTGCTCTCGTCCGGTGTGGCTGGCACCATGGCTGCGAACAAGAGCGGCCTGCAGGTGTCCACCCTTCGCGACATCGCGCTTGCGTGGGTCTTCACCTTGCCCGTGGCAGCTCTTTTGTCCGGCTGTCTCTTCTGGCTCTTCAATACCATCGCAAAATAG
- a CDS encoding SIMPL domain-containing protein: MNILRLAPFALCATFFAMTAPAQTIQVSKENRTIAITATDKVIVLADIATLHIGFIAYGPDSDSAYAAGSRSSNAIVKALTTAGVPNDSIESENQNVSPVQEYQVDKLTPAEKAQRKFQVTQSWTVRTNANDAAKVLDLAVKAGANQSGQIDWSLKDENAPQSEAASKALQRARTVAAEMAKSLNTNLGALLYASNETQAEPPSPVVMRAMPAARTAQKVEPLAINPRRIEKTATVYAVFAIE, encoded by the coding sequence ATGAACATCCTCCGCCTCGCTCCGTTTGCCCTCTGTGCTACCTTTTTCGCCATGACGGCACCCGCGCAGACGATTCAAGTCAGTAAAGAAAACCGCACGATTGCAATTACCGCGACCGACAAGGTGATCGTTCTCGCCGACATCGCGACCCTCCACATCGGCTTCATCGCTTATGGCCCGGACAGTGACTCTGCTTACGCCGCCGGCTCCCGCTCCTCAAACGCCATCGTCAAGGCGCTCACGACCGCCGGTGTTCCGAACGACTCCATCGAAAGCGAAAACCAGAACGTCTCTCCTGTGCAGGAGTATCAAGTAGACAAACTCACGCCGGCCGAAAAGGCTCAGCGTAAGTTCCAGGTAACGCAAAGCTGGACAGTCCGCACGAATGCCAACGACGCCGCCAAGGTCCTCGACCTCGCCGTGAAGGCCGGAGCCAACCAATCCGGGCAGATCGACTGGAGCCTGAAAGACGAAAACGCTCCGCAGTCCGAAGCAGCCTCCAAAGCGCTCCAACGTGCCCGTACGGTGGCAGCCGAGATGGCGAAAAGCCTCAACACAAACCTCGGGGCACTCCTTTACGCCAGCAACGAGACACAGGCCGAACCTCCGAGTCCGGTCGTCATGCGGGCCATGCCTGCAGCTCGTACGGCGCAAAAGGTAGAACCTCTCGCTATCAATCCCCGCAGAATCGAAAAAACCGCCACCGTCTATGCCGTCTTCGCCATAGAATAG